One Dysosmobacter welbionis DNA segment encodes these proteins:
- a CDS encoding glycosyltransferase family 4 protein, whose amino-acid sequence MDIWLINHYAVPPKYYPLARQTCFARYLMAMGHTVTIFAASTVHNSNMNLITDGAPWRDEVVDGVHYVYIRCMDYQGNGLKRIYNICEFAWKLPGVCRKFPRPDAIVATSMPPTSCAMGIHLARKYGCRGVAEIADLWPESIVAYGIAGPRNPAVLALRRLEKWIYEKADDVVFTCEGGYDYIVEQGWEGRIPRAKIHYINNGVDLAVFDENRARYTVQDPDLEDPSVFKVVYTGSIRKVNHLGLLLDAAKEVTDPRVKFLIWGDGDQRAALEQRVREEEISNVVFKGKVEKKYIPSIVSRADINLIHGGDQGKELFRFGISPNKMFDCFAAGRPILMDLPAKYNPVEQFQAGICLSSVSEIPAAIRQIQVLSPQAYESLCGNARKAAARFDFRVLTQELMEILEKRG is encoded by the coding sequence ATGGATATTTGGCTCATCAACCACTACGCGGTGCCTCCGAAATATTATCCCCTGGCCCGGCAGACCTGCTTTGCCAGGTATCTGATGGCCATGGGCCACACGGTGACGATCTTCGCCGCCAGTACCGTTCACAACTCCAACATGAATCTCATTACCGACGGAGCTCCCTGGCGGGATGAGGTAGTGGACGGCGTGCACTATGTCTACATCCGGTGCATGGATTACCAGGGCAACGGGCTCAAGCGGATTTACAACATCTGCGAGTTCGCCTGGAAGCTGCCCGGTGTGTGCCGGAAGTTCCCCAGACCCGATGCCATTGTGGCCACCTCTATGCCCCCCACGTCCTGTGCCATGGGGATTCATCTGGCCCGGAAATACGGCTGCCGGGGCGTGGCGGAGATCGCAGATCTCTGGCCGGAGTCCATTGTGGCCTATGGGATCGCCGGACCCCGGAATCCCGCGGTGCTGGCCCTTCGGCGGCTGGAGAAGTGGATCTATGAAAAGGCGGATGACGTGGTGTTCACCTGCGAGGGCGGATATGACTATATCGTCGAGCAGGGCTGGGAGGGGAGGATCCCCCGTGCCAAGATCCACTATATCAATAACGGCGTGGATCTGGCAGTCTTTGATGAGAACCGGGCGCGCTATACGGTGCAGGACCCGGACCTGGAGGATCCCTCCGTGTTCAAGGTCGTCTACACCGGCTCCATCCGGAAGGTAAATCATCTGGGTCTGCTGCTGGACGCCGCCAAAGAGGTTACAGACCCCAGGGTAAAATTTTTGATCTGGGGAGACGGAGATCAGCGGGCAGCGCTGGAGCAGCGGGTCCGGGAGGAAGAGATCTCAAATGTGGTGTTCAAGGGAAAGGTGGAGAAGAAGTATATCCCCAGCATCGTCAGCCGGGCCGATATCAACTTGATCCATGGCGGAGATCAGGGAAAGGAATTGTTCCGGTTTGGTATTAGCCCCAACAAGATGTTCGACTGCTTTGCGGCCGGGCGGCCCATCCTGATGGATCTCCCTGCAAAATATAATCCAGTGGAGCAATTTCAAGCCGGGATTTGTCTTTCGAGTGTATCGGAGATTCCTGCCGCCATCCGGCAGATTCAGGTGCTTTCGCCCCAGGCCTATGAGAGCCTTTGCGGCAATGCCAGGAAAGCTGCCGCACGGTTTGATTTCCGAGTTTTAACACAGGAACTGATGGAGATTTTGGAAAAAAGGGGATGA